Proteins encoded within one genomic window of Methanobacteriales archaeon HGW-Methanobacteriales-1:
- a CDS encoding 50S ribosomal protein L18e produces the protein MVRKIIKTNPNITELIRNLKKKSNSEEAAIWKDVAKRLGRSTRRKAQVNLSTINRHSSDDETVLVPGKVLGSGDLNHKVQVVALGFSKSAQEKIESAGGECLDIGTAMEQNPKGSNIRILE, from the coding sequence ATGGTAAGAAAAATTATCAAGACTAACCCTAACATTACTGAACTTATTAGGAATCTTAAGAAAAAATCCAACTCAGAAGAAGCAGCTATCTGGAAAGATGTTGCAAAAAGGCTGGGAAGATCTACTCGTAGAAAAGCTCAAGTTAACTTATCTACTATAAATAGACATTCCAGTGATGATGAAACAGTTTTAGTACCTGGAAAAGTTTTAGGAAGTGGAGATCTTAACCACAAAGTACAAGTGGTAGCTCTAGGCTTCTCTAAATCAGCCCAAGAAAAAATTGAAAGTGCAGGTGGAGAGTGCCTTGATATTGGTACCGCTATGGAACAAAATCCTAAAGGTAGCAACATCAGAATCTTAGAATAA
- a CDS encoding 50S ribosomal protein L13, whose translation MIIDGDGHILGRLASVVSKKLLDGENVVVLNAEKIIITGSTDWAYARYKQRLDRASISNPRRMGPKYPRRPDDIFRRTVRGMIPYRKTSGRAAYKNLKAFVGVPREFLEVEASKVPEAQARDIKKNTDLGEISKLLGAKF comes from the coding sequence ATGATTATCGACGGAGACGGACACATCTTGGGAAGACTTGCCAGTGTGGTAAGTAAAAAACTTCTCGATGGAGAAAATGTGGTAGTGCTCAATGCAGAGAAGATAATTATCACTGGATCAACGGATTGGGCTTACGCCAGATACAAACAAAGACTCGACAGGGCTAGTATCTCTAACCCTAGGAGAATGGGTCCTAAATATCCTAGAAGACCAGATGATATATTCAGAAGAACTGTAAGAGGAATGATACCTTACCGGAAAACTTCAGGTAGAGCAGCTTACAAAAACCTTAAGGCTTTTGTTGGTGTTCCTCGTGAATTTTTGGAAGTAGAGGCTTCTAAAGTTCCTGAAGCTCAAGCAAGGGATATTAAGAAAAATACAGATCTTGGAGAAATTTCTAAGCTTTTAGGAGCTAAATTTTAA
- a CDS encoding 30S ribosomal protein S9, whose product MKKVVHTSGKRKTAIARGTFHEGKGRIRINKCPVELYDPELARQKIAEPITLAGDVINDVDIDVKVIGGGVMGQAEAARMVIAKGLVQWTNDMDLKEKFVQYDRTMLVGDPRRSEPKKYGGRGARARRQKSYR is encoded by the coding sequence ATGAAGAAAGTTGTTCATACAAGTGGAAAAAGGAAAACTGCCATTGCTAGAGGCACATTCCACGAGGGAAAAGGAAGGATTCGGATAAATAAATGTCCTGTAGAACTCTACGATCCAGAACTTGCCCGCCAGAAAATTGCTGAACCAATAACCTTAGCTGGTGATGTCATTAATGATGTTGACATTGATGTTAAAGTCATTGGTGGAGGAGTTATGGGTCAAGCTGAAGCGGCCCGTATGGTTATTGCTAAAGGCCTGGTCCAGTGGACCAATGATATGGATCTCAAAGAAAAGTTCGTCCAGTACGATAGAACTATGCTCGTAGGAGACCCTAGACGTTCTGAACCTAAGAAATATGGTGGAAGAGGCGCTCGAGCACGAAGACAGAAGAGTTATCGATAA
- a CDS encoding DNA-directed RNA polymerase subunit N, producing MIPIRCISCGKAVSAYFDEYQNRTAEGEDPKVVLDDLGLSRYCCRRMLIAHVETW from the coding sequence ATGATCCCAATACGATGTATAAGCTGTGGTAAAGCAGTTTCAGCATATTTTGATGAATATCAAAATAGGACCGCCGAAGGTGAAGATCCTAAAGTGGTTTTAGATGATCTGGGACTTTCCAGATACTGTTGTAGAAGAATGTTAATTGCCCATGTTGAGACCTGGTAA
- a CDS encoding DNA-directed RNA polymerase subunit K yields MVSSKLTRFEKARIIGARALQLSMGAKPLVKVPDSLDPIDIATLELKKKVIPLDIRK; encoded by the coding sequence ATGGTATCAAGTAAATTAACCCGATTTGAAAAAGCTAGAATTATAGGTGCAAGAGCTCTTCAGCTTTCTATGGGAGCAAAACCTTTAGTTAAGGTACCTGACTCTCTGGACCCTATAGACATAGCTACTTTAGAACTTAAAAAGAAAGTTATCCCTTTAGATATAAGAAAATAA
- the eno gene encoding phosphopyruvate hydratase, whose amino-acid sequence MDSVIEDVRVRKILDSRGNPTLEVDVITWNGFGRAAAPSGASTGSREVVAFPEGGVDKIIGEVEDVISSELIGMDAEDLQDIDMVLKEIDGTENLSSIGGNTTVAVSMAVAKAAAASYNMPLYKFLGGNMKTEIPYPLGNMINGGAHAGKHAPDIQEFLIVPVGASNITEAVFANSNVHKRLKELIQVKDKFFTGGKGDEGGWAPNISNDDALEMQAKACEEVGDEMGIKIRPSLDMAASEMWDTSQEKYIYGQENIARDTGEQIEFVKEIIETYHMLYVEDPLDEADFAGFSELTAKIGDKCLICGDDLFVTNKNILQEGIDQKSGNSIIIKPNQIGTLTDTYETVKLAKENQYVPVVSHRSGETTDETIAHLAVAFSAPLIKTGALGGERIAKLNELIRIEEELSNPSMAILDK is encoded by the coding sequence GTGGATAGCGTTATTGAAGACGTCCGTGTACGTAAAATTTTAGATAGTAGAGGAAACCCTACTCTAGAAGTGGATGTCATAACATGGAATGGTTTTGGCCGTGCCGCTGCACCCAGCGGTGCCAGTACTGGTTCCAGAGAAGTTGTGGCCTTCCCTGAAGGTGGGGTAGACAAAATAATCGGTGAAGTAGAAGATGTAATATCTTCTGAATTGATTGGAATGGATGCCGAAGACCTGCAAGATATCGATATGGTCTTAAAAGAAATTGATGGAACTGAAAATCTTTCCTCAATTGGTGGTAATACCACTGTGGCTGTTTCCATGGCCGTGGCCAAGGCAGCTGCTGCATCATATAATATGCCCCTATATAAGTTTTTAGGAGGCAATATGAAAACTGAAATTCCATATCCTTTAGGTAATATGATTAATGGGGGAGCGCATGCTGGTAAACACGCTCCAGATATTCAGGAATTTTTAATTGTTCCTGTAGGTGCCAGCAACATTACTGAAGCAGTATTTGCAAATTCTAATGTTCACAAAAGATTAAAAGAGCTTATTCAAGTCAAAGATAAATTTTTCACTGGTGGAAAAGGTGATGAAGGTGGATGGGCCCCTAATATTTCAAATGACGATGCCTTAGAAATGCAGGCTAAAGCCTGTGAAGAAGTCGGAGATGAAATGGGAATTAAAATAAGGCCTTCTCTGGACATGGCAGCTAGTGAAATGTGGGATACTTCCCAGGAAAAATATATCTACGGCCAAGAGAACATTGCTCGAGATACTGGAGAGCAAATTGAATTTGTAAAAGAAATTATTGAAACTTACCATATGTTATATGTGGAAGATCCACTGGATGAAGCTGACTTTGCTGGATTCTCAGAATTGACAGCTAAAATAGGAGATAAATGCCTTATTTGTGGTGATGACCTTTTTGTAACTAACAAGAATATATTACAGGAAGGAATTGATCAGAAGTCTGGAAATTCTATTATAATTAAACCTAATCAGATTGGAACTCTCACTGACACTTATGAAACTGTTAAATTAGCTAAAGAGAATCAATACGTTCCTGTAGTATCGCACCGTTCTGGTGAAACTACTGATGAAACTATTGCCCATCTAGCTGTTGCTTTCTCAGCTCCTTTAATAAAAACTGGAGCTTTAGGTGGAGAAAGAATAGCTAAACTAAATGAACTTATACGTATTGAAGAAGAGCTTTCCAATCCTTCAATGGCTATTTTGGATAAATAA
- a CDS encoding 30S ribosomal protein S2, producing the protein MSELLIPLDKYLAAGLHIGTQQKTGDMERYIYRVRSDGLYVLDVRKTNDRIIEASKFLAKYDVDDILVVSTRQYGQAPVKKFGQVTSAKTIPGRFIPGTLTNPNYAKFIEPKVLVVTDPRSDSQAIIEAKQIGIPVVGLCDTENLLGNVDFALPVNNKGRKAIALVYWLLARQLLRQKGIIKEDEDLDIPATEFELKI; encoded by the coding sequence TTGTCAGAACTATTAATCCCACTGGACAAGTACTTAGCAGCAGGTTTACACATTGGAACTCAACAGAAAACTGGAGATATGGAAAGATACATCTATCGAGTAAGATCTGATGGTTTGTATGTTTTGGATGTTCGCAAAACCAATGATAGGATCATTGAAGCATCAAAATTCTTAGCCAAATACGACGTTGATGATATATTAGTTGTATCTACCCGACAATACGGACAAGCTCCTGTAAAAAAATTCGGGCAAGTTACCAGTGCTAAAACTATACCTGGACGTTTCATACCTGGAACTTTAACCAATCCTAATTATGCTAAATTCATAGAACCAAAAGTACTGGTTGTAACTGATCCTAGATCTGACTCTCAGGCCATTATTGAAGCTAAACAAATAGGAATTCCTGTTGTTGGTCTATGTGATACTGAGAACTTACTAGGTAATGTTGACTTTGCTCTTCCTGTTAACAACAAAGGTAGAAAGGCTATTGCTCTTGTTTACTGGTTACTGGCCAGACAATTATTAAGGCAAAAAGGCATAATTAAAGAAGATGAAGACTTAGATATTCCAGCTACTGAATTTGAGCTGAAAATCTAA
- the mvk gene encoding mevalonate kinase codes for MQSVASAPGKAILFGEHAVVFGKPAIAFAVDRRATITIKKGSIDTTFDSPILNLKAELDLIEGNIKLIKGHSGIVKYVLEAVLKRHDGSPIDIILDMEMPIGAGLGSSAAVTVATLAALENYHQRDISVSKIAKMAHEIEIKVQRSASPLDTTISAFGGIIYLSEHSEVIPLKLDLEDSMVIGYTSSRGNTGEMVAGVKKRRDLNPEIMDPVIDSIGNITNKAKSLLNLENLSNEKMEALGELMNINHGLLDAIGVNTLELSDMVYIARKAGAIGSKITGAGGGGSIIALCNGDGERVLLELKKKENAIKADFSRKGIIIH; via the coding sequence ATGCAATCTGTAGCTTCTGCACCGGGAAAGGCCATTCTTTTTGGTGAGCATGCTGTTGTTTTTGGTAAACCAGCTATTGCTTTCGCAGTTGATAGAAGGGCCACCATAACCATAAAGAAAGGAAGTATAGATACTACTTTTGATTCTCCTATTTTAAATCTAAAAGCAGAACTTGACTTGATTGAGGGGAATATAAAGTTAATTAAAGGCCATTCAGGTATTGTGAAATATGTTCTTGAGGCTGTTTTAAAACGGCATGATGGATCACCTATTGATATAATATTGGATATGGAAATGCCTATTGGAGCAGGACTAGGATCCTCAGCTGCAGTTACGGTGGCCACTCTAGCTGCTCTGGAGAATTATCATCAAAGAGATATTTCTGTTTCTAAAATTGCTAAAATGGCTCATGAAATTGAGATTAAAGTTCAAAGATCAGCTAGTCCTCTTGATACTACAATTAGTGCATTTGGTGGTATAATTTATCTATCGGAACATTCTGAAGTTATTCCTTTGAAATTAGATTTAGAAGATTCCATGGTGATTGGTTATACTTCCAGCAGAGGCAACACCGGTGAAATGGTTGCTGGTGTAAAAAAAAGAAGAGATTTAAATCCAGAAATTATGGATCCCGTCATTGATTCTATAGGAAATATTACAAATAAAGCAAAATCTTTACTTAACCTGGAAAACTTAAGTAATGAGAAAATGGAAGCATTGGGAGAATTAATGAATATTAATCATGGCCTTCTTGATGCTATAGGAGTAAATACTCTTGAACTCTCAGATATGGTTTATATTGCTCGTAAAGCTGGAGCTATAGGATCTAAAATTACAGGTGCTGGTGGTGGGGGCAGTATAATTGCTTTGTGTAATGGTGATGGGGAGCGGGTTCTTCTTGAATTGAAAAAAAAGGAAAATGCCATAAAAGCTGATTTTTCAAGAAAAGGCATAATAATCCATTAA